The following coding sequences are from one Capsicum annuum cultivar UCD-10X-F1 chromosome 3, UCD10Xv1.1, whole genome shotgun sequence window:
- the LOC107864033 gene encoding small nuclear ribonucleoprotein Sm D2 isoform X1 yields MSRPMEEDTAPGKNEEEEFNTGPLSVLMMSVKNNTQVLINCRNNRKLLGRVRAFDRHCNMVLENVREMWTEVPKTGKGKKKALPVNKDRFISKMFLRGDSVIIVLRNPK; encoded by the exons ATGAG TCGGCCAATGGAAGAGGATACTGCCCCT GGGAAAAATGAGGAAGAGGAGTTCAATACTGGCCCACTTTCTGTCTTGATGATGAGTGTTAAGAATAACACACAG GTGCTCATCAACTGTAGGAACAACAGGAAACTTCTTGGTCGTGTGAGGGCTTTTGATCGTCACTGCAACATGGTGCTTGAAAATGTTAGAGAAATGTGGACCGAG GTGCCCAAgactggaaaaggaaaaaagaaagctCTTCCTGTTAACAAAGATAGGTTTATTAGCAAGATGTTCCTTCGGGGAGATTCTGTCATCATTGTCCTCCGAAATCCCAAGTAG
- the LOC107864033 gene encoding small nuclear ribonucleoprotein Sm D2 isoform X2 — MEEDTAPGKNEEEEFNTGPLSVLMMSVKNNTQVLINCRNNRKLLGRVRAFDRHCNMVLENVREMWTEVPKTGKGKKKALPVNKDRFISKMFLRGDSVIIVLRNPK, encoded by the exons ATGGAAGAGGATACTGCCCCT GGGAAAAATGAGGAAGAGGAGTTCAATACTGGCCCACTTTCTGTCTTGATGATGAGTGTTAAGAATAACACACAG GTGCTCATCAACTGTAGGAACAACAGGAAACTTCTTGGTCGTGTGAGGGCTTTTGATCGTCACTGCAACATGGTGCTTGAAAATGTTAGAGAAATGTGGACCGAG GTGCCCAAgactggaaaaggaaaaaagaaagctCTTCCTGTTAACAAAGATAGGTTTATTAGCAAGATGTTCCTTCGGGGAGATTCTGTCATCATTGTCCTCCGAAATCCCAAGTAG
- the LOC107864032 gene encoding UDP-glucuronic acid decarboxylase 2, whose translation MASELIYRGPESQPIPDSYHPKPHKPWLSVIRPIRYLLREQRIVFLLAGIAIASIIFAFSPSSRSGELRYTNNAIYDSNLPTESTQSSVAHRMVYQNRVGLGSFNSGGKIPLGLKRKGLRIVVTGGAGFVGSHLVDRLIARGDSVIVVDNFFTGRKENVMHHFGNSRFELIRHDVVEPLLLEVDQIYHLACPASPVHYKHNPVKTIKTNVVGTLNMLGLAKRVGARFLLTSTSEVYGDPLEHPQKETYWGNVNPIGVRSCYDEGKRTAETLTMDYHRGAGVEVRIARIFNTYGPRMCIDDGRVVSNFVAQALRKEPLTVYGDGKQTRSFQFVSDLVEGLMRLMEGEHVGPFNLGNPGEFTMLELAKVVQETIDPNAQIEHRPNTEDDPHKRKPDISRAKELLGWEPKVALRKGLPMMVQDFRQRIFGDQKEDSSKVSTA comes from the exons ATGGCGTCTGAATTGATCTACCGAGGACCGGAATCACAGCCGATCCCCGATAGTTACCATCCGAAACCACATAAGCCATGGCTTAGTGTAATTCGGCCCATACGTTACTTGCTACGTGAACAGAGGATTGTTTTTCTATTAGCAGGCATTGCTATTGCCTCTATTATTTTCGCTTTTTCACCATCGTCCCGTTCGGGTGAGTTAAGATACACCAACAATGCCATCTACGACTCGAATCTGCCCACGGAATCGACACAATCTTCGGTGGCACACCGAATGGTTTACCAGAATCGGGTCGGTTTAGGATCGTTTAATTCGGGAGGGAAGATCCCGTTGGGATTGAAACGTAAAGGATTGAGGATTGTGGTTACTGGTGGTGCCGGTTTTGTAGGTAGCCACCTTGTGGACCGGTTGATTGCAAGAGGTGATAGTGTGATCGTCGTTGATAATTTTTTTACGGGTAGAAAAGAGAATGTTATGCACCATTTTGGTAACTCTAGATTTGAGCTTATTCGACACGACGTCGTTGAGCCACTTTTGCTTGAGGTTGACCAGATCTATCATCTTGCTTGTCCTGCTTCTCCTGTTCATTATAAGCATAATCCCGTCAAGACTATT AAGACTAATGTGGTGGGGACATTGAACATGCTGGGATTGGCTAAACGAGTCGGTGCACGTTTTCTGCTAACGAGCACCAGCGAGGTGTACGGTGATCCACTTGAACATCCACAGAAGGAGACATACTGGGGCAACGTTAATCCCATCG GTGTCCGAAGTTGCTACGATGAGGGAAAGAGAACGGCTGAAACATTGACCATGGACTACCACAGAGGTGCTGGCGTCGAG GTGAGAATTGCCAGGATCTTTAACACCTATGGACCCCGTATGTGCATTGATGATGGTCGCGTTGTAAGCAACTTTGTCGCTCAG GCTTTAAGGAAGGAGCCATTGACTGTTTATGGTGATGGGAAACAAACAAGAAGTTTCCAATTTGTTTCAGATCTG GTTGAGGGCCTAATGCGCTTGATGGAAGGAGAACACGTCGGGCCCTTCAACCTCGGAAACCCTGGCGAATTCACAATGCTTGAACTTGCTAAG GTGGTCCAGGAAACCATTGACCCAAATGCTCAGATTGAACACAGACCAAACACAGAGGATGACCCACACAAGAGAAAGCCTGACATCTCCAGGGCTAAAGAGTTACTTGGTTGGGAACCAAAAGTGGCTCTCAGAAAAGGTCTGCCTATGATGGTTCAAGACTTTAGGCAACGTATTTTTGGTGACCAAAAAGAAGATAGTTCAAAGGTTAGCACAGCTTAA